The nucleotide window GTGGCGCGGTGACCCCGAGGCGTACGGCCGCAACACCGCGCTGCTCTGCGGGGACCTCTGCGCGGCCTGGTCGGATCAGATGTTCCACGAGTGCGGGCTGAGCACCGAGCAGGTGCACCGGGGGTACAGCGTGTTCGCGCTGATGCGGACCGAGGTGATCGCGGGGGAGTACCTGGACCTGGTCTCGGGCGTGGGTGACGGCTCGGTGGCCAGCGCGCTCACCGTGATCCGGATGAAGGCCGCCAGGTACACGGTGACCCGCCCGTTGCAGATCGGCGCGGCCCTGGCCGGCGCGGAGCCCGAGCTGATCGCCGCGCTGGGCGAGTTCGGTGACCCGCTTGGTGACGCGTTCCAGCTCCGCGACGACGTCCTCGGTGTGTTCGGCGACCCGGCGGTCACCGGAAAATCGGTCCTGGACGACCTGCGTGAGGGCAAGCCCACGGTCATGATGGCGCTGGCCCGCAGCGCCGCCGACCGGCCCCAGACCATCCGGCTGCGGGAGCTGTTCGGCAACCCGGCGTTGGACGCCGAGGGCGCGGCGGAGCTGCGTGACATCATCGAGGCGACCGGCGCCCGGGAGCGGATCGAGCAGATGATCCGGGTCCGGACCGAGGCCGCGCTCTCCGCCCTGCAGAGCGCAATGGTGGCCGACGAGGCCCGCGTGGCCCTGGTCGCGCTGGCCGGGCAGGCGATCGACCGACGCGCCTGACCGGCGACTTTCGATCAAATTGACAAAAGTTGATGCTGAACCGCCGGAAGGTATGGACACATCGACACGTGCGACTTAGTGTCGTGACCAACACGAACATGTTTCGTCGAGGTGAACCGGCGGCGCGGTAACCCATCGACCCCCTCACCGCTACGGCATCCGGCGCGACGGCGCGCGCCCGGCCTGGCAGTCATTCGTCAGGAAGGGACAGCACAGATGTCCATGAAGGACGCTCCCAGACAACGGTCCCGACGATGGTTCTCCGCCGGATCAGCGCTGCTGCTGGCGGTCGCCGCCGGCACTGTCACATTCGCCGCCGGTTCCGCCCCCGCACAGGCGCACACGATCGTCGCCAGCGACTTCCAGCAGGTCGAGCTGGCCCGCGGCGTGACCGACATGGGTGAGCCGATGTCACTGGCGGTGCTGCCGGACCGCTCGGTCCTGCACACGGCCCGCAACGGCACCCTGCGCCGCACCGATTCCAACGGCACCACCACCGCGATCGGCACCCTGTCGGTGTACAACCACGACGAGGAGGGGTTGCAGGGCGTCGGGGTCGACCCGGGCTTCGCCTCCAACCGGTACAT belongs to Micromonospora ureilytica and includes:
- a CDS encoding polyprenyl synthetase family protein, giving the protein MTVTVAPTDASELRARFDAELAGFLSRQGPDWPDGAPRGVFTALQRFVLAGGKRLRPLFCYWGWRGAGAADGTPIVVAAAALELFHAFALIHDDILDGSDRRRGEPSVHRLFADLHARSSWRGDPEAYGRNTALLCGDLCAAWSDQMFHECGLSTEQVHRGYSVFALMRTEVIAGEYLDLVSGVGDGSVASALTVIRMKAARYTVTRPLQIGAALAGAEPELIAALGEFGDPLGDAFQLRDDVLGVFGDPAVTGKSVLDDLREGKPTVMMALARSAADRPQTIRLRELFGNPALDAEGAAELRDIIEATGARERIEQMIRVRTEAALSALQSAMVADEARVALVALAGQAIDRRA